Part of the Denticeps clupeoides unplaced genomic scaffold, fDenClu1.1, whole genome shotgun sequence genome, GTAGAGGCGTGCCGGGCCGTGCCACATACCCTACCTGCGTCCGCCACGGCGCTGCCAGGGGCGGGACTTACCTtctctccgccgccgccgcacaaCAACGCtgatttatgtttgttttgtttgtgtgaatttttttgtgtgatgaGCTCTTGCCGCAGCTACATTACGGCCCTTCCCATGTTACGCCTATCACGAGTCTCGTACCACGCCAGTTGTGTCTCGCCGCCGCTTCCGAGCCCCGCGCCACCAGGGGAAcgaaaaaaaaggcaggaatTACAAAGGAAAGGCCCAGCTGAGGTGGGTGGCGGTTGTACCAGAGACGCGAGAGATAAAGGGCACCGCGGCGGCGGGGAACCCTGTCATGTGTCCCGGGTAAATTAGGAGAAGGAGTCTTGTTAACCGCGCTCACCTCTGTCATCTCTCAGCACCGGTGTCCGGCGATGACAGCAGGCATGTGCGCATGTCACCGCCGCCGCACTCGGGGCCCGACGTGGCGCCCGAAAGGGGCCGCACCACCCTGAGTGTCATTAGGGCAGCAGTCACTGTCACTTacccacttcctgttcctgttctACACGCTCCTGCTGTTCCCAGctctctgtgttgtgtgtgtgtgtgttgtgtgtgtgtgttgtgtgtttgtgtgtgtgtgtgagagtgtgtgtgcgcacgtgcgTGACAGCGATCCGACGTTTCATTTCCTCGTCCTTTTGATCATTCAGTAATAATGAGACGTGTGAACCTGACACGAGGCGCTGAACAACACTTGACTGCctccattcagtgtgtgtgtaaggtgtgtaaggctggtgtgtgtgtgtgtgtgtgggtaaggTGTGTGCGTgcaacatgtctgtgtgtgtgtgtaagatgtgtgtgcgcctgtgtgtgtgtgtaagatgtgtgtgtaagatgtgtgtatgtgtgtaaggcgtgtgtgtaaggtgtgtgtatgtgtgtaaggtgtgtgtgtgtaaggtgtgtatgtgtgtaaggtgtgtgtgtgtgtaaggcatATGTGTAAGGgttgtgtgtaaggtgtgtgtatgtgtgtaaggtgtgtgtgtgtaaggtgtgtgtatggcatgtgtgtgtaaggtgtgtgtgtgtaaggcgtgtgtgtgtgtaaggtgtgtgtatgtgtgtaaggcATGTGTGTAAgtcatgtgtgtgtaaggtgtaaggcatgtgtgtgtaaggtgtgtgtgtgtgtgtttaaggtgtgtatgtgtgtgtatgtgtgtaaggtAGGTGtaaggcatgtgtgtgtaaggtgtgtgtgtgtaaggcatgtgtgtgtaaggtgtgtgtgtgtgtttaaggtgtgtatgtgtgtgtatgtgtgtaaggtAGGTGTAAGGcatgtgtgtaaggtgtgtgtgtgtaaggcatgtgtgtgtaaggtgtgtgtgtgtgtttaaggtgtgtatgtgtgtgtatgtgtgtaaggtAGGTGtaaggcatgtgtgtgtaaggtgtgtgtgtgtgtaaggtgtgtgtaaggcgtgtgtgtgtaatgtgtgtgtaaggtgtgtgtgtgtgtgtgtgtgtaaggcgtGTGTAAGgcgtatatgtgtgtatgtgtgtgtgtgtgtaaggtgtgtgtaaggtgtgtgtaaggCGTGTGTAAGGCGTAtatgtgtgtaaggtgtgtgtgtgtgtgtaaggtgtgtgtaaggCGTGTgtaaggcgtgtgtgtgtgcaggtctgTGCTTACATTGTACTAGTATGCAGGCGAGTGAGTTCTTGAACTTCTCCTTGgcctcctccatctccttctCGTGCGCGGCCTTCTCGCTCATCAGGCGGCGGATGTGGCTGTTGGACGACTGGATCATGGAGTAGAAGTTGTTGGCGTTGCGCCGGCTCACCTCGCCGCGCTCCACCCAGGTCAGCAGGACGCGCACCGCCTCGGGGAACTTGGAGTCGTCTGGCggcgagcgagagagggagagagagagggagggggggcggCGGGTGAGAAGGGAGGCGGAGCGACAGATGGCGAGGAGGAAGGTGCCACGCCGGCGGCGTGCCACAGAGGGACCCCGGCACGTCACGGTCGGTTCCCGTCGCCGACGCTAGTTAGCGGGACGAGGCGAATCAGGCCAGACGGCGCGAACGAGGCCGAGCACCGCAGGGCGCCACGTTCACACCGTATTCACCGCGGCCTGGAGCCACCGCGCGTCACAGAGTCACCTTCATTAACGcttcattgttttctttgttgGCTCGACGCGTCCGTCACGTCCCCTCGTCCCCGGTCACCGCGGCCCGGGACATTTTATCATAACGCCGGGGGACGGGAGGCGATTGGTTCTCATTGTTAATAACACAATCGCACTCGCGACTGAACGGGCGTCGGCTCACCAGCTgtccacacaaacaaacaggcgACGCTGAGGAGcgaccgcacacacacacatacagacacgcCGGTAATTTACCGTAATTTACCCGCTGATTTCTGGGTAAATTGCTTCCTGCCACCAACACGTTTAACACCAATGGAGTTGAACAATGGagctcactcacactcacactcacactcacactcacactcacacggaaaaaacactttttgcTATTTTTCAAGAGGCGTCTCAATAAATCAGACGTCcgccctggggcagtggtgggctggcggttaaggaagcagcgccgcaatcagaaggtagccggttcgaatcccgacccgccaaggtgccactgaggtgccaccgaggtcctcctgatgaaggtcccgtccccacacactgctccccgggcgcctgtcatggtgcccactgctcactcagggtgatggttaaatgcagaggacaaacttcactgtgtgcaccgtgtgctgtgctgctgtgtatcacgtgtgacaatcacttcactttaaacttgaAGAAGGTCCCGTCCCCCACCCTGCTCCCCagttgggcgcctgtcatgtgccccctgctcaccaagggttaaatacagaggacacctttcaacgtgtcaccgtgtgctgcgctgcagcgtctcacaatgacaatcaggtcactttttacttttaattcttctgaCCAGCCGTTTCGTGCTTCGTGTACGACTTTCGAGTTAAAAGCGATCAGTCTGGCTGTCGAAGAAGCAACCAGAGCCGCTGCACGTGAGCACGATGACGATCGATGGCTTTTGCCGGAGAGTTCCTGTGGACCTTCAGGCTGCTCAATTCCAGTACTAGACGCTGGGACGCCGGTGGATTATGGACAAGCGCATCTTATTTATGTGCAatttgtttgttcttttaaaaaCGAGCGTACCGGTGCGCTCTACAGACTGAATATATGGATTTATAGAGAATGGCCAACTGTACCAAACGCACAACTCTCAGGttttaaataagataaaaaCAATAAAGGACATAACAGAACAGTGAGATTTAATGTGAGTTtcaataatccagaatgaggactcactgtgcatgagagctgtcaatcattctaAACATCAGCAGCGATCGTGTTCAGTGCGGCGGGTTCCTCCTGCTCGCCAACACCGGTGAATACTGAGCCCGACTTACACCAGCAAACAAGCATGGCGAGTGTGCACGATCAAAACGTCCATATTCATACAGTCATGGCTTTGTCGGTCTTaaatggcctgtgtgtgtgtgttgcgtgtgcacgtgtgtgtgcgtgtgcatgtgtgtgtgcatgtatgtgtgtgtgtgtgtgcgcgtgtgtgtgtgtgtgcatatgtgagtgcatgtatgtgtgtgtgtgcgtgggtgtgcgtgcgtgtgcgtgtatgtgtgcgcgcgtgcatgtgtgtgtgcatgtatgtgtgtgtgtgcgtgggtgtgtgtgtgggtgtgcgcgcgtgcatgtgtgtgtgcatgtatgtgtgtgtgtgcgtgggtgtgcgcgcgggtgtgtgtgtgtgtgcgtgggtgtgcgtgcgggtgtgtgagtgtatgtgcgcacgtgcatgtgtgtgtgtgtgtgtgtgcgtgcgtgggtGGGTGTgcgtgcgggtgtgtgtgtgagtgtgtgcgcgcgtgcatgtgtgtgtgcatgtatgtgtgtgtgtgcgtgcgggtgtgtgagtgtatgtgcgcacatgcatgtgtgtgtgtgtgtgtgtgtgtgaacagtcctgctgatttatttacattcGTCTCTGACTGCACAGCCCCTCAAAGCTCCATCCAGCGATTTGCATTAATAATCCATCATCCGAAACCACGGCAACCTGGCGTAATCGTTAAAAGAGCCCCTCAGCCGGTATGAAGCGGGGACAGAACGCGTGATGAGACTTTCGTTCCTCCTCTTTCGACACCAAACGTGCCGTTTCGCGAGGCGCATGGCAGCTGGCTGCGGAACACTCTAGTGTGTGAAAAGTCGCCTGTCGCCGCGGTTCTCTGTCGAACCCGGAGTGGAAATGATTCGTTTGCCGACTAATTGTACCGCCGTTGGCCGTGGAGGTTTGTCAGGGTGCCGGGTCTCGGTGAGGGGCTTCCTTAAGTGCTGCAGCGCTCCTCTTGTCCCAGGTCCAAACCACCGCCTGCTAGTTACCTGGAACTAACTACCCAGCCCAGCTTGTTATTATTTCCGAACTTTaagaaggggaggagcctgtaggcatgattgacagctctcacgcgccctacttcctcattctgggtgGTCTGTCAATATGTGCAGCGTCCATCTGCTCCCATTCTCTGCACTTCTTATACCTCTTGCACACAAACGTCTGAAAAGGAATAATACTTGTAGTGCACTTCTAGAACGTTCCTTCAGaaataggggtgtgtattggcaaggatggAAATACGACACGCATCACAGTACAAGGGTCACGATTATATCCCGATATTATATCCCGATGAATTAATCGATATTTTCCAACACCCCTATTCATAAAGAAATGATACAAAAAGCTCCAGTATAATCTGGGTTTATTCTActggtttttattaaaaaaattgagtgATTTTGTTGTAATTGGCCAGAAGCTGCAGATGGAACTAAAACTGAAGATGAGATGAGACGGGGAAAACCGGAGAATCCGTAAAGCGCCCACCTTTGATCTTCTCGCCGAGCTGGCTGCATTCGTGCTCCGAGTAGTGGACGATGGGGGGCGGGGACGGCGGCCGCAGCCGGTCCTCCTCGAtgcggcggcggtggcgctCCTCGCGCGCCAGCATGCGCTGCCGACACTCCCACTCGTACAGGTCGTCCCGCGCCTGGGCGAAGTCCACGTGCAGCCGGCCCGTGTCCTTCTTATCCGTGCTGGAGCCCAGCCTGATCCGGTACCCTGCGGCAGAGAGGGACTCCCCGTGAGGCTGTGACCAAGTAAACCAGAAAAAGGCCGAACCCAAGCACACTGACCTTTATTAAAAACCCATTCTGTATTTATCCATGCGCTTCGAACTGCCGGATTCGGCCTCACTTGGAAGCCCTTGTAATCCACGCCGTGATTTATGATGCGGGGAACCTTGGGCGCTCTAAAGCCCCAGCTGCATTATTACCGGTGTGCGAGCGGAAATGCCATCTTCGGGGACTCGTCCCTCCATCCCGCCCTCCCGTCTTCTCCGGCCTTCTAAAGGCACCACTTCTAATCTGTCTGTGCCTCTGTCAGAACCGCATGAAAGCCGAATAAACAGAACCGCGCGGCTGGATGAGACGGGGAAAGACGGAATATATCATCTGCGGATCTTCTCGAGTAAAAAAATACCTCTTGAGCTGCATGTTGGACTTTAGTGTCGGTAAGTTTAGacttacacacatgcaacatACATTACAGACGATGCtcccagtgggtaacactctcgcctatgaaccagaagacccaggttcaaaccccacttactaccatcgtatccctgagcaggacacttaaccctgagtgtctccagggggggactgtccctgtcactactggttgtaagtcgctctggataagggcttttGGTAAATGCCGTAATGCTCCTGAgcctgtgttgccagatccagcCTAGCATTGCCAAACAATTAATATACCCAAGTCATGCAAGCAATGTTTATTGTCAATGTTAATATCTTTAATATCTTCTGAGCCATGGCTCAAAAAAAACCCTTCGAACCCAACAACACTTCTCTTATCACTCGTCTACAcctctacaacacacacaacatacacagagTACACAGTTACAATACAAGTGACGTTATATGAAATCAGAAAAATATGAGGAAATTGTACACTTGAGACCTATCGACTGACAGATTGTGATGAATCGGCTCGATTTCGTGTCATTCATGTGTAAAGTTGTAAAAACCAAAACTACTGCAGTGTggggtgttttttgtgtgtgtgtgtgtatttaactGAAGATTTAGTGTAAAATGCTTGCTAATCTATAAAACACCCTCCAATCTAACCTTCACCCTCATCAGCATTCAAACAAAGAAAGGAGAGGTTAGTGTGGGCGGAATGAATTcagatggtgtgtttgtgtactaggtgtgtgtgtgtgtgtgtgtgtgtgcgtgtgtgtgagatgtaagtaaagcagaggaaaaaagcaagagaggaggaggatgaataAGAGAGGGGAACAGAGAGGTCGCTCGTGTTAGCCCTGTCAGAAGGAATGAGAGTGGTCCTTCGCGCACTTCCGCCGCGGCCCGCCCCCGCATGGCCCTGCGCCCGCCCCCTCCCGCGCCTTTGGCTTTACGGCTCCCAGACGTcgttaaatatttcatatggtGTGTTCGCTGTGTGAAATGAGTGGCGTTATTTATGGAAAGGCCTGCAGAGCCCCGTCACAAGGACACGTAATATATGGGCCACAGCTTCCatctcgcaaaaaaaaaaaaaacccaaacaaacaaataaataaataagtggccccaccctctctctcctcgTGACGTCCTGAGGAGACGGCAACAGTCAGAAAACGGTAAATAACGGCGAGAGCATTATTGCCGCGGCCCGCGCCTCTAAACGGGCTTTTGTGAAGCAGGGATATACGTCCCGCTGTTTGCATACAGATGGTGATTTAGGGCCGTGTCTGGCGATGGCGTGCTGAGGAAGCCCGATAAGGTACGAGAGGGAAAGGTCTGTTTTATCCCCTTGGTCCGACTCAATAACGAGAAATGGGAATTTACTACGCTATAAAAGGGCCAGCTTTCTTGTCTCCTCGTTGACCTCCATTCACCAGGCCGTGGTCCTCATATTGCGGCGTGCAAGCGCAGAAAATGTCCCCACTGGGCCTCTCGATTCCCACACATCCATCATGCGTTGTGTGAATGGGATGAACAACACCTCTAGATAAGTGGTGATCAGGCTGCAGTGCACGTTtcagggcattgtgggtaagaGGACTCGTACCGGACAGGAAAAGTGCCTTGTCCACCATCTGCTCCTCGGCAAAGCGGATGTGGCAGAAGTTCTTCTTGCTCTTGCGGATGGCGACGATGTCGCCTGCCTGCTCGAAGATCTCCATGATGATCTGCTCGGTGCCGTTCTCCGGCAGTCCTCCCACGAACACGGTCTTGCAGCCGGGGGGTCTCTCCCTggtggctggagggggcagatctgggaaaaaataattaaaaataaaaccactgatCCTTGTTTATCTACGTCCCCCTCATCCCCTCAAGTGTAATAATCTGCTTGTGCAATATTCTCATCCTGCAGATATTCGCAGTTCTTATTACTGTGTCCACATTTACCTTGTggcatatattttattatttctttttttgtattttgcaccTTGTCTTTGGTGtgtgcatatttaatattaaactgGGTATCTGTTGGCTCGCTGCCATTATGCAATGAGAGGCAATTGTGCATTTGGTCTTTATAACAAACACCACAACTGAAGACGAGGGTTCTGCGGGGGAAAGAAGCAGCATTTACTCCACAAATACGTTCATAATCAATGTAATACTGCTGCTTGATAACAGAAGTCACTCTGCAGAAAAATACGGATCTGATTGAAGTGAGTCGGCTTTTAACATCATGAATGTTCGCATGATTAATTGGCCGCCTCTGTAGGTAAATGGGCCCCAACGCGACTGGGATCTGTGGCCGAGCAGCGAACGAAGGGCCAAAGGGCGAGAAGATCCATCACCACGTGGACGCCGCTGCCGCTCTCGCAACTGTTTTACGCTGCGAATTAAAGTCACATTTTTGCCCGGCTGACGTTGGCATCGCTCGCGggaataaaacaaacagaattaATATGAACGGCGCACAGACGCAATAAAGTGACAGGTCTGAAATGAATCAGACTAATGCGTCTTCTTTATTAATTCCAGAGGAGACGTACGTGTAATTCCTCCGTCTGTCAACCAGCATCAGCATAAAGTGCACGCGGAGACGCTCCCGGCTAATTAAACCGACCTCCTTCGCCACCGCGCAGGATCTACAGAGTTAATCTCTGACGGATCAGACATTTCATCCCCCAGAAACGCAATTAGCTCCGTCTGGGCTGCCGCGAGAAAGTAATCAATGGACCCGCGGTTCCGGATTATAGCCAATCGCCGCCCGTCTGAAGGAGGACTGTCACGGTCGCCGGCGTCTGGAAAGTTATGGATTTATGGAATACCCCCTGAAACCTGCCCGTGCGGAATGCTGGCCCTGCTTCGTACGAGAGAAAAGAAGAGCTTCTTCATGTTCCGTTCTTCAGGAACAGCGGGAGGAGGCCGCATCCATAAACCAGGGAGCCGCATGTCAGCCGGATCTCATCCAAACCGACGGAGTTGTGAAAACGGTGAAAAGTCCCGTCAGGTTCTGATCCACTACGCAACTCCGAGTAGCGCTCGAGACGTGACGTGATGGAGAATAACCTGCCAGTTGGTGAACCAAATCGATAAAAAAGGGTGTGAAATCCCCCCTGGTCCAGCGCTCCCGCTGACTGGTTGCACCACCGATATCGCCGTGGCCTTCCAGAACAAAACTTTACGGTTGTAGTGTTTCATCTCCGAGCTGCTGTGCTGAAAAAGAAACCAGTTTACGAAAATATAACGATTTTCGCCTCGAAAACCGGAGTCTAGACGTGACCTTTTTGTGACCTTGGTTTAGTCCGGTGTGAGACTGTGGTGGCTCATGGTAAATATGCTCACGTTTCCGACTTCACATCACACCCGTCCACGCCCTGTAACGCCACACCCCATCCTTCAGCGCCCCGCTCAGCCAAATCCCTGTTTACGGTGTTGTTATTTTTCCGAGACGCCGCCTCCCCTCGTCCTCCGGTTGCCGCGGCGACCTGCGGCTGTGCCGAAGGTCAGCCGTCTGACAGCGCGGCCTTATTATAGCGGCTTGTTATCGCAGAGCCGGAGCAGCGGCCACGCTAAAGGGCATCTTCCAGATGGCGCCGACCCGACTGCCGGCCTTCTGCACCTTCCGATGGCGGCTCGATAACCGGCCAGTGGGGCCAGtggtggaagcggccccgtaatcagaaggttgccggttccaatccccatctgccaaggtgccaccaaggtgccactgagcaaagcaccgtccccacacgctgctccccgggcgcctgtcatggccgcccactgctcaccaagggtgatgggttaaatgcagagggcacgtttcactgtgtgcaccgtgtgctgtgctgctgtgtatcacaagtgacaatcacctcacatttttctttttaccgAGGGAAACGCAAGGAGGGAAACGTGCCCATTTGGACGTGTGGAGCGCCGGCCCGGCgactgatttgtttttacagCGAGGCTCTAGACTGGAGTGGGGCGCCGCGCGGCGCTGCTTCGATTGTTTGAAGCGGTTCGCTTCATATCTGCCATCGTGCACAACACGGCAAGAGAACCTCTTATTTTGACGCTCCGTGAGCGCCGGCACAGACGCGGCATTTATTTTCACCCCCGGTAATAAACACCTGACAAATGAGGCGCCAATAACGTCGCATCAATTTTCTCTCCTCGATGCAACAATTCCACATCAAAAGCTGCCTCACGCAGCCACATTTCAGCCACGCACACGGACGAAGACGGATTTTATCACCGCTACCCACCCGTACAGAACTACTCCGCTGATACACACGAGTACGTCCATTTCCTTCCTTCATGCCAGCGATTAGTGGgctgtaaccagaaggttgcgggttcgaatcccgatccgccgaggtgccactgagcaaagcaccgtccccacacactgctccccgggcgcctgtcatggccgcccactgctcaccaaggctgatggttaaatgcagaggacaaatttcactgtgtgcaccgtgtgctgtgctgctgtgtatcacatgtgacaatcacttcacgttaaACTTGATGAAGGCCCCGTGGCCacacctgctccccgggcgcctgtcatggtgcccactgctcaccaagggagatggttaaatacagaggacacgtttcaccgtgtcaccgtgtgctgtgctgcagtgtttcacaatgacagtcacttcacgtTCAGTAGTAGAATCAAAGTTTAGGTGATGATCACTGTTTGAGGCTGGTTGCGAGTCGCTTGGTTGGTCCCGCCCCTCACACGTGTTCCGTTTGAAATGAGAACCGTTTGAAGGCTAACAGGCCCCGTAAATAACTCCGGCGGCTCCCAGGCCAGGCTCGGCGGGGCGCAGCGCCCGCGAGGAGGTGTGCGGAGGAGCGCAGCGTGTTCTAGACGTCCACCGCGGAGGGGTCCGAGCTGATAAGCCGGAAACGCCGCAGTGGCGCTCGGGTCCCCGCCGCTGCCGTTTGTCTTCCTGGAAGCGATAAGCAGGCAGGCGTTTCAAGCCCTGCGGTGCTGATCGCAAACACTCTTCACACGGAACCCGCCGAGGCCGCCACCGCGTTCTCACCCAACAGCTGCGGGTTCTACAGAGGACGCGCATGACAGAAAATGATGGGACGCATTGCTGatccaaacaaacaaaaactgtcGTCTGGATACTAGAGCGTTTCAACTCAACCCTGTAAATGAGGGTGGGAGTcttacaaatgtgtgtgttgtgtgtgtgtgtgtgtgtgggtgtgtatttgtgaagtgattgtcacttgtgatacacagcagcacagcacactgtgcacacaacaaaatgtgtcctctgtatttaaccatcaccatgacaggcgcccggggagcagtgtgtggggacggcgctttgctcagtggcaccttggcggatcgggactcgaactggcaaccttctgattgcggggacgaatccttaaccgctaggccaccactgtgtgtgtgtgtgcgcatgtatgtatgtatgtgtgtgtgtgtgtgtatgtgtatgcatgtgtgtgtgtgtgtgtgtgcacggacAAGGTGTGTGCACGGATGAGCTCTGACACAGATGAGGGTTGATGCGTCTCCTGCAGCCGCCAGTCAGACAGCGTGACGGGTGTAAAGGTCAGTCTCAGGCCCGGCGCCGGGGCACCTCGGGGTGCTGCTGCATCGCTGATGGAGAACATACGGAACCTGCTGTGACGATGACAAGTGCACCGAGAACAGGCtgctgactcacacacacacacacaccaaacactaatacagaaacacacacagacacagacacactgagACACCTACACGTAAAACATGCACACGGGAAATATCATCTGTATTATAAACATAAACCTAACTTAAAAAATAAACCTAACCTTAGAATCCAAAGCCTAATCAATTGGCTGTTGCTTTTTAGTATCTGATCAGTTTTCccagtgaaagaaaaaaatgattgtcattgtaatacacagcagcacagcccatggtgcacacagtgaaatatcacccttgacaggcacccggggagcagtgtgtgcggacgggaccttcatcaaggggacctcagtggcaccttgttggattgggattcgaaccggcaaccttctgtttatg contains:
- the LOC114773666 gene encoding ecto-NOX disulfide-thiol exchanger 2-like, translating into MFLVQYTGLNALPFDPASNNEPLQFSSSGGPLAPDCPMENSPENGKKRKRANLPPEGVRNMSLDSSPMAMPMSDPSAWATAMNNLGMAPMGMTGQALMSDFDPSLGMMTGIAPMNPMLPGLGIVPPPISQDMPVVKEIIHCKSCTLFPPNPNCTVFSGHHLRASVQTSDLPPPATRERPPGCKTVFVGGLPENGTEQIIMEIFEQAGDIVAIRKSKKNFCHIRFAEEQMVDKALFLSGYRIRLGSSTDKKDTGRLHVDFAQARDDLYEWECRQRMLAREERHRRRIEEDRLRPPSPPPIVHYSEHECSQLGEKIKDDSKFPEAVRVLLTWVERGEVSRRNANNFYSMIQSSNSHIRRLMSEKAAHEKEMEEAKEKFKNSLACILVQCKHRPAHTHALHTPYTHLTHTHTPYTHI